A window of the Deinococcus gobiensis I-0 genome harbors these coding sequences:
- a CDS encoding DUF3809 domain-containing protein, which translates to MILLAHQQFTLRHPGGAGAALAFVRDPARALAAVDFLRGLHADTWQVRGELVVAVPLLGEVDLPFCSQLHVTPDGAELLPQALDQERAWVEVGGVARTDAQGDMAFGFEFRAHLSVPEGAGWGGAAFEKMARSAAERTLERLARTLPASIAAALIQD; encoded by the coding sequence TTGATCCTGCTGGCCCACCAGCAGTTCACGCTGCGTCACCCCGGCGGCGCGGGGGCGGCGCTGGCCTTCGTGCGCGACCCGGCGCGCGCCCTGGCCGCCGTGGATTTCCTGCGCGGTCTACACGCCGATACCTGGCAGGTGCGCGGCGAGCTGGTCGTGGCCGTGCCCCTGCTGGGCGAGGTGGACCTGCCCTTTTGCAGCCAGCTGCACGTCACGCCGGACGGCGCGGAATTGCTTCCCCAGGCCCTGGACCAAGAACGCGCCTGGGTCGAGGTCGGAGGAGTCGCCCGGACGGACGCGCAGGGCGACATGGCCTTCGGCTTCGAGTTCCGCGCGCATCTCAGCGTGCCCGAGGGAGCGGGGTGGGGCGGCGCGGCCTTCGAGAAGATGGCCCGCTCCGCCGCCGAGCGCACCCTCGAGCGCCTTGCCCGGACACTGCCTGCCAGCATCGCGGCAGCCCTAATACAGGATTAA
- a CDS encoding phosphoribosylglycinamide formyltransferase, whose amino-acid sequence MKLAFLASHGGSAARHLVAACRSGELHATPLALASNNSRSPALAWAREEGLAAAHLSAARYPDPAALDAALRDFLVGSGADTLVLSGYMKALGPQVLEAFAGRLLNIHPSLLPRHGGHGLYGDRVHESVLASGDAESGATVHLVTAGIDEGPVLAQARVPVLPGDTLPALKARVQAVEGALMLRAVQTLAARP is encoded by the coding sequence GTGAAGCTCGCCTTCCTGGCCTCGCACGGGGGCAGCGCGGCGCGCCACCTCGTCGCGGCGTGCCGCAGTGGAGAGCTGCATGCCACGCCCCTGGCCCTGGCGAGCAACAACAGTCGCTCGCCGGCCCTGGCCTGGGCGCGGGAGGAGGGTCTGGCGGCCGCGCACCTCAGCGCGGCACGCTACCCCGACCCGGCGGCCCTCGACGCGGCGCTGCGCGATTTCCTGGTAGGCAGCGGGGCCGACACGCTGGTCCTGAGCGGCTACATGAAGGCGCTGGGACCGCAGGTGCTGGAGGCCTTCGCGGGGCGGTTGCTGAACATCCACCCCAGCCTGCTGCCTCGCCACGGCGGGCACGGCCTGTACGGCGACCGCGTGCACGAGTCGGTGCTGGCGAGCGGCGACGCCGAATCGGGAGCGACGGTGCATCTGGTCACGGCCGGCATCGACGAGGGGCCGGTGCTGGCGCAGGCGCGCGTGCCGGTGCTGCCCGGCGACACCCTGCCGGCCCTCAAGGCCCGCGTGCAGGCCGTCGAGGGCGCGCTGATGCTGCGCGCCGTGCAGACGTTGGCTGCTCGGCCGTAG
- a CDS encoding DUF3248 domain-containing protein, with protein MTSSPALPPDLARQLEALGGQLVWRIGKDELSDNVVVRLGYASATPRFSHLPRLRSAGDQELQDAAQNGRLVIEWVD; from the coding sequence ATGACCTCTTCTCCCGCATTGCCCCCGGACCTGGCGCGTCAACTCGAAGCCCTGGGCGGACAGCTGGTCTGGCGCATCGGGAAGGACGAACTCAGCGACAACGTGGTCGTGCGCCTGGGTTACGCCTCGGCCACACCGCGCTTTTCGCATCTGCCCCGGCTGCGCAGCGCCGGCGACCAGGAGTTGCAGGACGCCGCCCAGAACGGCCGCCTGGTGATCGAATGGGTGGACTGA